GACCACGTTTTCACAGGCCACCTCGTGTCACAAGCTCACATCGACCTTCCCCAGCTCCCCTTCTGGCTGCTGCGAATGGCAGCTCAACCGGACCTTCTGCCTCGCTTTGTCCACAATCCGGTCGTCTTCGCAGCCTGGTACGCACCGATTGCTGCCGCGCTCGAGTGGCCGGCTGACGTCGTGGCCATCCAGACGGCCCAACGGGGCAAGAAGATGAACCTGGAACGCATGAGCAGCCTCCTCAAGCAGGTGAACTACGCGACGGATTCCTCATCCCGGGACGTCGAGTACATGCGCAGCATCCTGGAAGGTCTTGCCGTGCACGACTGGGTCGCAGCCGAGCCACAGGCCTTCCTGGAACTCGTGAACGCGGCGCTGCGGAAGTTCAGCAAGCACTACGATTTCATCCTCGACAAGGCAAAGAACAACTTTTCCCATCGGGTGCAGGAGCTGGTGGACTGCCTTGAGCTAACTGACCTCGAGCGCGATTTGCTCGTCTTCGGCGTTGCGTCCGCCGTTAGCGACGAATTGCGCACCATCCTGTCGAGACTGGACCAGTCCAACCGTCTCGCCCCTGAGGTGTTCGCAGGGATTTTTGGTGTGTCCGTCGCAGAACTGGCAGGTGCCCTGGCGGAAACGTCGCCGCTGCGCCTTTCGGGGCTGCTTCGCACCCGTGGCACCTTGAACCGCTACCCAGTCGTCTCGGAGTTCTGGATTCGCGTCCTCGCCGAGTCCCCCGAGGGGCTGGCCCGCACGCTGACCGAGCCCATCGTCTTTCGCCCGACCTCCGGCGTCCCTGCCCGCTTGCCCTCCGACGACCTCGACCTGGCCGCGGCGCTGGTCGCGAATGCATCCGAGCCTGGCGTCAACCTGATGTTGTACGGGGCCGGCGGCCTGGACAAGCAGGGGGTCCTGCGGGAGCTGGTGGAGCGAACCAACAGGAACGCCCATCGTCTCGCCAAGCTGGAGAGCTCGTACGGCGAGGAGCCAACCATTGCGTACATCGCCCAGCGCTGCCTGCCGACGGTCGACAAGGCCGCCCTCCTCGTGCTCGACCGGCCGGATGCCATCCTGGAGGCGCAGCCTTCAGGTTACATGGCCAAGATGTTCGGGCTCGAGGTCGACCCCGGGCAGGTCGCGCCCTTCGATGAGCTGATACTGACGTCAAATCCTTTGCCCACGGTCTGGCTGTCGGCGAATGTCAGTAGCTTGTCACCAGACACGGTGTCCCGTTTCGTGTTTCACGCGGGCCTGCAGAAGGCGCGGCGTGAAGACCGGCGCGCCCAGCTGGAGCGCACGGTGAAAGGCCTGGACCTTTCGCGCGAGACCGAGGAAGCCCTGCTGCGGCTGGAGGACGTGTCAGGCGTCCAGCTGGAGGCCGGCATGCGCGCCGCACGCCTTTTCGGAGTGCAGACACCGTCGGAGTATGAAGCGGCGCTTCTGCAGGCCGTCAAGCGCAGCCTGAAGGCCCTGGAGCGCGGCACCTCGCCCAAGGCGAAGGAGTGCGTGACGCAGTACTCCCTTGATTTCCTGAACTGCGCGGGGCGCTTCGGTCCGAAGCAGATTCTCACCGCGCTGACCCGTACTCCGAAGGGGTCCATCTGCCTGTACGGGATACCGGGCACCGGGAAGACCCAGTACGTCGAGTACTTGGCCCAGACGCTGGGCAAGCGGCTGCTGGCCAAGCGCGGGTCCGATATCATGAGCAAGTGGGTTGGAGAGACCGAAAAGAACATTGCAGCGATGTTCGAAGAGGCGGAAAGCGAAGACGCAATTCTCTTCCTCGACGAAGGCGACTCGCTCTTGGGCGACCGCAACAAGGCTCACGCCTCGCACGACGTGTCCAAGGTGAACGAACTTCTCGCCGCCATGGAGCGCTTCACTGGGATTTTTGTACTCGGAACCAACCTTTTCGAGGGCTTGGACACCGCCGCGCTGCGCCGCTTCACTTTCAAACTGCAGTTCCTCGCCCTGACGGCGGAGCAACGCTGGGAGATGTTCCTCAACGAAGCCAGCCTGCGAGAGACCCAGGAAGGTATCAGCGAAGCGGACAAGGCTCGGTGGAGCGAGGAGCTCATCTTCATGCCAAACCTCTGTGCCGGCGACTTTGCGACCGTCAAACGCCAGTGTGTCCTGCTCGGGGAGAGCCTGTCGCCAGACGAGTGGATTGGCCAGCTTCAGCTCGAGTGCCAAGTCAAGTCCAGGGCCCAGGCTCAGCCTGGGGCACCCCGCACGACTGTCGTCTGAACAGCAGGCAGCCGGAGGTTGCCTTAGTGCTTGCCGCTGGCCATCACGTCCAGCCGGGCGCGTGGGCAGCCGCCGGCGCGAAGCTACCAGTCCGCTACGAGGGACATCGGGTCGACGCCGCGCGTAAACAGGTTCTGAATGACAGGCCAGTCCCGGAAAGGTGCTTCCAGTAGTGCGTCATTGCCCATGCCCTTCTTGGCGTCAAGTAGCGCTTCCGCTGCGAGCACGTGATGGCACGCGCTGGACATGACCGGCATGTGTTCCGCCCACCGAGCAAGGTGCTCCAGGTCCTGAGGCACTTCTTCTGACATATCCCAACTGCGGGCAACCTGCGCGCTGAGTTCGAAGGCCTCGTCGAACTCGGGCATGCCGTGGAGCCAGTGGCGGGAGTCCGATGCAACTGCCATCATCGCCGGCATCGTCGCGCCGTGCATGCGGCCCATGGCGAGGGCGATGCCCAGCTTGTCCACGATGGCCACGAACGCAAGGTGCGTCTGGTCCGCCACGACGTGCTCCGGCGACGCGTAGGGCGCGATGCGTCGGGCGGTCGCGAGGACTGAGAAAATGTGCCGGGTCAGGAAGTTTCGCAACGGCTGCAGGTGCGTTGGGAATGTGACCAGGTCGAGTGTGAAGATGGCCAGCAGCGCGTCGTACGAGGCGCGCGTGCCAATCACTCTCACCGCATCCCGAACGGACTTCACTGAGTTGCCGCTGCGGTGGTACCCCGCGGCGTTTGACAGCGAAATGAGCCGCGCGACTGCAGCCGGGTCCTTCAGGGTCAGCAGCTCGAAGGTGCGAGGGTTCGTCCGCTCAGTTGACGTGAGCCCCATCAGCCGAGAGAGGGCGTCCGACAGAGGAGGAATCCGGGAATCCGAGGTTTGAAGGGGAATAGGCTGGCTTGTGGCAGGCATCTGGTCAGTCAAGGCGGGTAACTCGGTGTCTCACGGGGGATATCGGCAGGAGGTAAGGAAAACTGTAGTGTGCCCCACCCACAATTTACTTACAGGGCATGGCATCTAAAACGTAACTCGCCTCTTTATGCGTCAAGGCCAGTGACGAATGGCAGTTCCCCAGGCATCCGGGACCCCGCGTCCTCCAGCGAGAACAAGTGAACGATGGAGTCCATTAACTCGAGGCCGGCACTCGTTTGACTGATATGCCCGGTCTTTTCGAGCAGTGTCTTTCTTCGACTGACTTCTTCTCGCCCGACTCCCAGGTACGACGCCACGAGTTGCTGGGGAATTTTCACCTTCATGAGCCGGCGGCCGTCCGTCGTCGGCTCTGACATGGCCCAGAGGAAGTAAGCGTACTGAGCTTCCCCTGAAAGATGGACCACGCGGGCGCGGTGAAGATAGTGATGGGCCAAGCGGCGCTCCAAGCCGTCGAGATACCAGACCGCAAAGTCGGCGCTGGACAGAAGAGCCTCACGGAAAGCTTCGACGGGCCACAGCACTGCGGCTGAAGCGCTGACAGCCGACAACGTGCCGGACGAAAAAATTCTCAATCGCGTCGACCCGCTGAATACGTCAAGCGGCCTGACGAAGTCGCTTGCGATGCCTCCCTCGACATCGCCAGTAAAGGAAAGGACTAAAAGTCCGGAGCGCAGGGCGACCACCGGTGGAGACAGCTGTCCGGGCGGAATGACGACCTCGTTCCTGGCGAACGTGCGGACCGTTGCGCTCTCTGCCAGCTTCTGGCGTGCATGGTCCGGTAAATTCGAGAAGGCCTGGGGTAGCCCCAAGAGCGCTTTGGACAATCCGTGCCTCCGTTCCGTGCGGCCCATGCCGCTGCATCGTTGCGCACGGAGCCTGGTTCGCGGACATCCGAGCAAAAGCTCCCCTAGCGTAACGAGCGTCTGTGACCGCAGAGGGGCGCCCGGGAACCTGTAAAAAGCTATCCCTTTCAGGGTGGGCGAGGAGAGTCTAACGCAGCAAACCTGACCTATCCACCACCCGCTGAACGTCCGGGCCGGCAGCTGCGCTCTTTCGTCACGAAAGGGCAATCTCTATACGAGTCAGGCTTAATATTGGAGGTTTGATGTACGTACGCATTGTCAGCAAGCGGAAAGGCGGCACGCCCCCACGAGATGGGGAACTGGTTGTTGCTGTGGACCGCACGAACGCAGTACTTGGCAACAAAGCGGTTTTGAAGGACCACCTGGATGCCGCTGGCCGGGATGCGGCCATCGCGAGTTTCGAGCGAGAGAGAGCCCTGGACGAAGAGCGCGAAGGACCCATGACCCGAGAAATTCGACGCTTGGCCCTGCTTGTTCAAAGCGGCCAGGCCGTTGCTCTCCAGTGCTGGTGTGCCCCGCGCCGCTGTCACGCTGAGCTGATTCGGGCCCAAATGGGGCGCATTCTCGGTCGCGAGCTCGCACCTAGGGACGAAGCCGGTCAAGGTGCGCCGCCCGTGCAAGATTCCTTGTTTTGATTCCTCACCGCGCCAAATGGGCGCGGTGTCTCTTTTGCGGGCCGGTGTGCGCAACGTCACAAACCGCAAACTCGCTCGCGACGCACGGGTTTGGTGCTGGCAGGAAGTGCTCGCCCATCCCGGGCCGCTCCGCAGTCAAAAGCAGGCCGCGGGTTTACGGCGCTGGGTTGCTAAAATGCGGCGCCCTATAGCCAAAAAGTTCGCATGCGCGTTTCTGTAGCCACCCTTCTCGAGGCGCCCATCCCGGCGCGCCTGGCCAAGCGTCCTCGGGATGCCAGAGGCTTCCCAATTCCGATGACGGTGCTCATCAAGCCTGATGGAGCTCCGGATTTCCGGGTCACCGACGTCAAGCGATGGCTCCGGGTCGTTACTGGCCGCATTTGCGCGATGTGCGGTGAGCCTCTCGGCCGCCACCTCGCATTCATCGGAGGACCGCGGTCCCATGAGTATCGGGTGTTCACGGACGCGGCGATGCACACGGACTGCGCAAGCTACGCGATGTCTGTTTGCCCCTTCCTTGCATTGGCGAACAGCCGGCACTCGCGCAAGCTTCCCGAAGCCGGCGGTGTCGCGTTGCGGGCCACCGACGAAGCTGTGCTTGACCGCCCGGAAAAGATGTTTATCGGGGTGACCACCAGCTACCAGCCGCTGCGCCTCGAGGATGGCACGCTGGTTGTGCAGGCTGGCCAGTGGGAACGCGTTGAATGGCATGAGCCGCACGCGCGCGGCGTCGCAGACGCGGCGTAAGCGCATTGCAATCGTCGGGGCGATGCGCTACCTTTGCGGGCTCTTTTTGAAGGTTGACCTCCGTGAAGAAACCCCTCAGATTCATGATGGTCGAAGACGAATCCAAGCTTCCCCTCGTGGCCGACCCCTTGGTCCTGGATGCGGACGAAAAGAAGCTTGTCGCGGCCGCACTCCTGAACCGGCTAGGCCTGTCCGAAGATTCACCGGCGGCATTCCGGGACCGCTGCGAGGTGATTGCCTGCTATGACTCGGTCGAAGGTACCGATTGCTACTACCACTGCATCGCAGAAAAAATGGACGGCAAGAAGCCGTCCATGTGGAAGTAGCTGTTGCGCTGCGTTACGCGGCGGCGAGGCCGAGTTTCACGAGCTCCTTGTGGCCAAGCTGGCGCCTGGAGATACCGTAAACGTCCTTGCGGCCGTACAGCCTCTCGAGGTTGCCGCGATGGTAGTCATCAGCCTGGCCAAGGACAGCGTCGCAAAACACCTTCGGGTCGGCGATGCTCGTCGTTGCGTACACCCGTCCGCGCCTTGCGAAAGGAAGCGGGGTCAGGTGGCTGTAGCGCACCAGCGGCGCCAACGGTGCCAGCTTGACGGCATACCAGATGCCGTCGACGAGGTGTGCCTGAGTTGACGCGTCGATGTCGCGGCGGCGAGCCGCGACCTCCTCGGCCGCGCGCTCCGCCCAGCTCTTGCGACCGGATTGGCGCGGAGTGCCGCCATGCAAGCAGCGCGACGTCGGGTGAACGTAGAAGTCGTACCAGTCGGCCGCGATTTGCACCCCGTAGTAGGGCGTGGTGACCTTCACGACGCCATCGATGTCGATGAACGTATTCACGGCCACGTCGCCGACGGCATGGGCAATGGCTTCCTCGGAACGAGCGCCCTTGAGGCCGCGCAGTTCCGAGTGCACCTCGTCCCAGGGCTGACCGATGCGGCTCGCCAGGAAGCGATGAAGCGGCTTGAAGGAGAGGTAGCTCTCCTTCGCGGCCCGACCGTAGCCGGTGCGATAGCGCAGCTGCATCGGTTCGCGCGAGAGGGA
This window of the Variovorax sp. PBL-H6 genome carries:
- a CDS encoding ATP-binding protein, with the protein product MAAQPDLLPRFVHNPVVFAAWYAPIAAALEWPADVVAIQTAQRGKKMNLERMSSLLKQVNYATDSSSRDVEYMRSILEGLAVHDWVAAEPQAFLELVNAALRKFSKHYDFILDKAKNNFSHRVQELVDCLELTDLERDLLVFGVASAVSDELRTILSRLDQSNRLAPEVFAGIFGVSVAELAGALAETSPLRLSGLLRTRGTLNRYPVVSEFWIRVLAESPEGLARTLTEPIVFRPTSGVPARLPSDDLDLAAALVANASEPGVNLMLYGAGGLDKQGVLRELVERTNRNAHRLAKLESSYGEEPTIAYIAQRCLPTVDKAALLVLDRPDAILEAQPSGYMAKMFGLEVDPGQVAPFDELILTSNPLPTVWLSANVSSLSPDTVSRFVFHAGLQKARREDRRAQLERTVKGLDLSRETEEALLRLEDVSGVQLEAGMRAARLFGVQTPSEYEAALLQAVKRSLKALERGTSPKAKECVTQYSLDFLNCAGRFGPKQILTALTRTPKGSICLYGIPGTGKTQYVEYLAQTLGKRLLAKRGSDIMSKWVGETEKNIAAMFEEAESEDAILFLDEGDSLLGDRNKAHASHDVSKVNELLAAMERFTGIFVLGTNLFEGLDTAALRRFTFKLQFLALTAEQRWEMFLNEASLRETQEGISEADKARWSEELIFMPNLCAGDFATVKRQCVLLGESLSPDEWIGQLQLECQVKSRAQAQPGAPRTTVV
- a CDS encoding HDOD domain-containing protein; the encoded protein is MTDQMPATSQPIPLQTSDSRIPPLSDALSRLMGLTSTERTNPRTFELLTLKDPAAVARLISLSNAAGYHRSGNSVKSVRDAVRVIGTRASYDALLAIFTLDLVTFPTHLQPLRNFLTRHIFSVLATARRIAPYASPEHVVADQTHLAFVAIVDKLGIALAMGRMHGATMPAMMAVASDSRHWLHGMPEFDEAFELSAQVARSWDMSEEVPQDLEHLARWAEHMPVMSSACHHVLAAEALLDAKKGMGNDALLEAPFRDWPVIQNLFTRGVDPMSLVADW
- a CDS encoding Crp/Fnr family transcriptional regulator, with protein sequence MSKALLGLPQAFSNLPDHARQKLAESATVRTFARNEVVIPPGQLSPPVVALRSGLLVLSFTGDVEGGIASDFVRPLDVFSGSTRLRIFSSGTLSAVSASAAVLWPVEAFREALLSSADFAVWYLDGLERRLAHHYLHRARVVHLSGEAQYAYFLWAMSEPTTDGRRLMKVKIPQQLVASYLGVGREEVSRRKTLLEKTGHISQTSAGLELMDSIVHLFSLEDAGSRMPGELPFVTGLDA
- a CDS encoding DUF4326 domain-containing protein; the protein is MYVRIVSKRKGGTPPRDGELVVAVDRTNAVLGNKAVLKDHLDAAGRDAAIASFERERALDEEREGPMTREIRRLALLVQSGQAVALQCWCAPRRCHAELIRAQMGRILGRELAPRDEAGQGAPPVQDSLF